A section of the Buchnera aphidicola (Mindarus japonicus) genome encodes:
- the rpsA gene encoding 30S ribosomal protein S1 has product MTESFSELFEESLKEIKTRPGSIIQGTIISINKDVVLVDAGLKSESIIPIEQFKNSKGKIEISVGEVIDVALDAIEDGFGETILSREKAKRHEAWILLEKAYENSETIVGIINGKVKGGFTVELNDIRAFLPGSLVDIRPIRDTIHFEGKELEFKVIKLDQKRNNVVVSRRAVIESENSAERNQLLESLKEGATVKGIVKNLTDYGAFVDLGGVDGLLHITDMAWKRVKHPSEIVSVGDDILVTILKFDREKIRVSLGLKQLGEDPWVEIAKKYPEGTKLKGRVTNLTDYGCFVEIKEGVEGLVHVSEMDWTNKNIHPSKVVNVNNIVEVMVLDIDEERRRISLGLKQCTLNPWKEFSETHQKGCHVIGKIKSITDFGIFIGLKGGIDGLVHLSDISWTIPGEIAVQKYKKTDEIKAVVLQVDSERERISLGIKQLHEDPLNQFINTNKKNAITSGKIISIDNKSIIVSLENNLEGIIKVSDSTETFKKNKQNNYFKIGNLITVKINNVDRKNRVIYLSFQEKEKNKEKKINSVKNSKPKDEKFSNVMFEAFKAAKNSE; this is encoded by the coding sequence AAAGAGATTAAAACCCGACCCGGATCAATTATTCAAGGTACTATTATTTCAATTAATAAAGATGTAGTACTAGTAGATGCAGGACTAAAATCTGAGTCTATTATTCCAATCGAACAATTTAAAAATTCTAAAGGAAAAATAGAAATTTCTGTTGGTGAAGTAATTGACGTAGCTTTAGATGCTATAGAAGATGGATTTGGAGAAACAATACTTTCTAGAGAAAAAGCAAAACGACATGAAGCATGGATTTTATTAGAAAAAGCTTACGAAAATTCAGAAACTATAGTTGGAATCATCAATGGAAAAGTAAAAGGTGGTTTTACAGTTGAATTAAATGATATTCGAGCATTTTTACCTGGTTCATTAGTAGATATTCGCCCAATTAGAGATACTATTCATTTTGAAGGTAAAGAACTAGAGTTTAAAGTAATTAAATTAGACCAAAAAAGAAACAATGTAGTAGTCTCTCGTAGAGCTGTTATTGAATCAGAAAATAGTGCTGAAAGAAATCAATTATTAGAAAGTCTTAAGGAAGGAGCTACAGTCAAAGGAATAGTTAAAAATTTAACTGATTATGGAGCTTTTGTAGATTTAGGTGGGGTAGATGGTTTATTGCATATTACTGATATGGCATGGAAAAGAGTAAAACATCCTAGTGAAATTGTTAGTGTAGGGGATGATATTTTAGTAACTATTTTAAAATTTGATCGAGAAAAAATTAGAGTTTCTTTAGGATTAAAACAGTTAGGTGAAGATCCTTGGGTTGAGATTGCTAAAAAATATCCCGAAGGAACTAAATTAAAAGGAAGGGTAACAAACTTAACTGATTATGGATGTTTTGTAGAAATTAAAGAAGGAGTAGAAGGATTAGTTCATGTTTCAGAAATGGATTGGACAAATAAAAATATTCATCCTTCTAAAGTTGTAAATGTTAATAATATAGTAGAAGTTATGGTATTAGATATTGATGAAGAAAGAAGAAGAATTTCATTAGGATTAAAACAATGTACTTTAAATCCTTGGAAAGAGTTTTCTGAAACACATCAGAAAGGATGTCATGTTATTGGAAAAATTAAATCTATTACTGATTTTGGAATTTTTATAGGTTTAAAAGGGGGTATCGATGGTTTAGTTCATTTATCAGATATTTCCTGGACAATTCCCGGAGAAATAGCAGTTCAAAAATATAAAAAAACTGACGAAATTAAAGCTGTTGTTTTACAGGTTGATTCTGAAAGAGAAAGAATTTCTTTAGGAATTAAACAATTACATGAAGATCCTTTAAATCAATTTATTAATACTAATAAGAAAAATGCAATAACTTCAGGAAAAATAATTTCGATTGATAATAAAAGCATAATAGTTAGTTTGGAAAATAATTTAGAAGGAATTATTAAAGTTTCTGACTCTACAGAAACATTCAAAAAAAATAAACAAAATAATTATTTTAAAATCGGAAATCTAATTACAGTAAAAATTAATAATGTTGATAGAAAAAATCGAGTTATTTATCTTTCTTTTCAAGAAAAAGAAAAGAATAAAGAAAAAAAGATAAATAGTGTAAAAAATTCCAAACCAAAAGATGAAAAATTTTCAAATGTTATGTTTGAAGCTTTTAAAGCAGCAAAAAATAGTGAATAA
- the tpiA gene encoding triose-phosphate isomerase, which translates to MNLPLVIANWKLNGSKKIFSSLLDFLKKNEEIFKKKCKLSIAPSYIYLYKFKEIIKQNKWIQLSAQNVDIHLSGAFTGEISPLMLKDMLVKTVIIGHSERRIFHNEDEYLVAKKFCLLKQENLIPVLCIGETLEEKKNNKTIDVCKKQIDIIFNLVGKNAFDNTIIAYEPVWSIGSGKSANSKEVQFILHSLKTYIRKKSIPSLNNFYLLYGGSVNEKNIELFCKEKDIDGFLVGTACLSFHIFLNVLKKIF; encoded by the coding sequence ATGAACTTACCATTGGTAATAGCTAATTGGAAATTGAATGGAAGTAAGAAAATATTCTCTTCATTATTAGATTTTTTAAAAAAAAATGAAGAGATTTTTAAAAAAAAGTGCAAGCTTAGTATAGCCCCTTCATATATTTATTTATATAAATTTAAAGAAATTATCAAACAAAATAAATGGATTCAATTAAGTGCTCAAAATGTTGATATTCATCTTTCAGGAGCTTTTACTGGAGAAATATCACCATTAATGTTAAAAGATATGCTAGTAAAAACTGTTATCATCGGTCATTCTGAAAGAAGAATTTTTCATAATGAAGATGAATATTTAGTTGCTAAAAAATTTTGTTTACTAAAGCAAGAAAATTTAATTCCTGTTTTATGTATAGGAGAAACTTTAGAAGAAAAAAAGAATAACAAAACTATAGATGTTTGTAAAAAGCAAATAGATATTATTTTTAATTTGGTTGGAAAAAACGCATTTGATAATACTATTATTGCTTATGAACCTGTTTGGTCTATTGGTTCTGGAAAATCCGCGAATTCTAAAGAAGTTCAATTTATTTTACATTCTTTAAAAACGTATATTAGAAAAAAATCTATTCCTTCATTAAATAATTTTTATTTATTATATGGTGGTTCTGTAAACGAAAAAAACATTGAACTTTTTTGTAAAGAAAAAGATATAGATGGATTTTTAGTAGGCACAGCTTGTTTAAGTTTTCATATTTTTTTAAATGTTTTAAAAAAAATTTTTTAA